In a genomic window of Mucilaginibacter sp. KACC 22063:
- a CDS encoding DUF4251 domain-containing protein translates to MKHLKYITCLVIMLLAFNFSFAQKKSTAKQDSVKNKVESKNFRFVAQYANPLRGGHPYLTSDYDIRVKPDSVISFLPYFGQAYFDVPYNPNEGGIKFTSTKFTYTKKQMKKGNWQITFIPKDVKNLQRVTFNIYPNGNTWTQFLFTNRDAISFDGYIDIKY, encoded by the coding sequence ATGAAACATCTTAAATATATAACGTGCCTTGTGATTATGCTGCTTGCTTTCAATTTTTCCTTTGCTCAAAAAAAATCGACAGCTAAGCAAGACTCTGTAAAGAATAAGGTGGAGAGTAAAAATTTCAGGTTTGTGGCGCAGTATGCCAATCCGCTTCGCGGCGGGCATCCGTATTTAACCTCTGATTATGATATACGCGTAAAGCCCGATTCGGTAATCAGCTTTCTACCCTATTTTGGTCAGGCTTACTTTGATGTACCTTACAACCCTAATGAAGGTGGCATCAAGTTTACTTCAACTAAGTTTACTTACACCAAAAAACAAATGAAAAAGGGAAACTGGCAAATTACCTTTATCCCAAAAGATGTTAAAAATTTGCAACGGGTAACTTTCAATATTTATCCCAACGGAAATACCTGGACACAGTTTTTGTTCACTAACCGCGATGCCATATCATTTGACGGTTATATAGACATTAAGTATTAA
- the htpG gene encoding molecular chaperone HtpG: protein MQEKGTISIHTENIFPIIKKFLYSDNEIFLRELVSNAVDATQKIKRLASLGQYGGDLGKPQVEVSLDEAAKTITISDNGIGMTADEIKKYINQIAFSGATEFMEKFKEAKDANEIIGRFGLGFYSAFMVADKVEINTLSYQDGAEPARWICDGSTEFEITEGTRTTRGTDVILHVNSESEEFLSQHKLQEILDKYAKFLPVPIKFGTKTESEEDGVDEEGKTKYKSVEVDNIINDTNPIWTKAPSELKDEDYLAFYKELYPFSEDPLFWIHLNVDYPFNLTGVLYFPKLKNDYEFQRNKIKLFSRQVFITDEVKDIVPEFLMLLHGVIDSPDIPLNVSRSFLQADSNVKKINSYITKKVADKLAELFKNDRKAYEEKWNDIGMFVKYGFISDEKFYEKAKDFVLLSNTDKQNFTLSEYKDKVSPVQTDKDGQLIYLYTNDTNKQHSFIQSANKKGYDVLAMESPIDNHFISHLEQKLEKTSLKRVDADVADKLIKKDDAPAHILTEEQSTQVKSIFDTAISKPAYKVELESLSPDELPVTVTQDEFMRRMKDMAAMGGGMSFYGQMPDNYKVIVNGNHKLITRILNEENTDTQAQLAKQAFDLALLSQGLLTGAELTEFVNRSVNLI, encoded by the coding sequence ATGCAAGAAAAAGGAACAATATCGATCCACACCGAGAACATTTTTCCTATCATTAAGAAATTCTTATATTCTGATAATGAAATATTTCTGCGCGAGTTAGTTTCTAACGCGGTGGATGCTACCCAAAAAATTAAACGCCTTGCATCATTAGGCCAATATGGCGGCGATTTAGGCAAACCACAGGTAGAAGTTTCATTGGATGAAGCGGCAAAAACAATTACCATATCTGATAACGGTATCGGTATGACAGCCGACGAAATCAAAAAGTACATCAACCAGATTGCTTTTTCGGGCGCTACCGAGTTTATGGAGAAGTTTAAAGAAGCTAAAGATGCCAATGAAATCATCGGCCGCTTTGGTTTAGGCTTCTACTCAGCGTTTATGGTGGCCGATAAGGTAGAGATCAATACCCTATCTTACCAGGACGGGGCCGAACCTGCTCGTTGGATATGCGATGGCAGCACTGAATTTGAAATTACAGAAGGCACACGCACAACCCGCGGTACAGATGTAATACTGCATGTAAATTCCGAGTCGGAAGAATTTTTAAGTCAACATAAACTTCAGGAGATCCTTGATAAATACGCTAAGTTTTTACCTGTGCCTATTAAGTTTGGCACCAAAACAGAATCTGAAGAAGATGGCGTTGACGAAGAAGGTAAAACCAAATATAAATCAGTAGAGGTTGACAATATCATTAATGACACCAACCCTATCTGGACCAAGGCGCCGTCTGAACTGAAAGACGAGGACTACCTGGCGTTTTACAAAGAACTATATCCGTTTTCTGAAGATCCATTATTCTGGATTCATTTAAACGTAGACTATCCGTTCAATTTAACCGGTGTACTTTATTTCCCTAAGCTTAAAAACGATTACGAATTTCAGCGTAACAAGATCAAATTATTCTCTCGCCAGGTATTTATTACCGACGAAGTAAAAGATATCGTACCTGAGTTTTTAATGTTATTGCACGGTGTAATCGATTCACCGGATATCCCGCTGAACGTATCCCGCAGCTTTTTACAGGCAGACAGCAACGTTAAGAAGATCAACAGCTACATCACTAAAAAAGTGGCTGATAAACTTGCCGAGCTTTTCAAAAACGACCGCAAAGCTTACGAAGAAAAGTGGAACGACATTGGCATGTTTGTAAAATACGGGTTCATCAGCGATGAGAAGTTCTACGAAAAAGCGAAAGACTTTGTATTGCTGAGCAATACCGACAAGCAAAACTTCACTTTAAGCGAATACAAAGACAAAGTTTCGCCTGTACAGACTGACAAAGATGGCCAACTGATCTACTTATATACCAACGATACTAACAAACAGCATTCGTTTATACAATCGGCCAATAAAAAAGGTTATGATGTGTTAGCGATGGAGTCGCCTATTGATAATCACTTTATCAGCCATTTAGAGCAGAAGCTTGAAAAAACTTCGCTTAAACGCGTTGATGCAGATGTTGCAGATAAATTGATTAAAAAGGACGATGCGCCAGCTCATATTTTAACCGAAGAACAATCAACACAGGTAAAAAGCATTTTCGATACTGCTATAAGCAAACCTGCTTACAAAGTTGAGTTGGAAAGCCTTAGCCCTGACGAACTACCTGTAACCGTAACCCAGGATGAGTTTATGCGCCGTATGAAAGATATGGCAGCTATGGGCGGCGGTATGAGTTTTTACGGACAGATGCCGGACAATTATAAAGTGATTGTAAACGGTAACCACAAATTAATCACCCGTATCCTTAACGAGGAAAATACCGATACGCAGGCACAACTTGCTAAACAGGCATTTGACCTTGCTTTATTATCTCAGGGATTACTAACCGGTGCAGAGTTAACCGAGTTTGTTAACCGCAGTGTTAACCTGATCTAA